Genomic DNA from Candidatus Nitronereus thalassa:
CACAACCTCGCCGAAGAGACTGCCATCGTCTTGTGGAACGCAGTCTCGAGCAGCATGTTCGACGTGGTCCCTTCACCTGCTCAGAATTGAATGAAGCCTGGAACGAGTGTGACCTATGAATAAGAATTCCATCGCATTTGGGGCGCCAGGGATTGAGCCACGCTGGACGTCCAGCGCCAAGGATGGCATCGGCACGGCATATCACAGCAGTGCCTGCATCTGGTTCACGCTCAGCCATGGCATCATCAACGAGATCTACTTCCCCCATGTCGATACGCCCAATACGCGCGACTTGCAGTTCCTCATCACTGACGGCGAATCGTTCTGCCACGAGGAACGGCGCGATTTGCTCCACCAAACCGAATACCCGGAGCCAAATGCGTTGTTGTACCGGCTCACCAACGCCGACCGGGCGGGCCGCTATCGCCTCGTCAAAGAAATCGTCGTAGACCCGCACTCGTCGGTGTTGTTGATGCACACGCGGCTGGAAGTCCTGGACCCGAAGCTGCGCGGCAAACTGCGACTGTATGCGCTACTCGCCCCGCATATGAAGGGCACCGGCAAGAACAACTCGGCCTGGTTGTGTGGATTGGGTGGACGGAAGCTCATCGAGGCGCAGCGCGAGGGCGTCGACCTGTCTTTCGGGTGCGCGCCTGATTTCACGCGGCGCTCCGTCGGCTACGTCGGATTCAGTGATGGCTGGCAGGACTTGATGGACAACTTCACCATGGATTGGGAATTCGACGAAGCCGCGGACGGCAACATCGCATTGATCGGGGAAGTTGATTTATCGGCCGGACTGGAGTTCACGCTGGGCGTCGGGTTCGGGCGCAGTTCGCAGAGCGCGTGCGCCCACCTCCTGCAAGCGTTGGCCACTCCTTTCGCCGACCAACGCGAGAAGTATGTTCGCCAATGGCAGCGCACTTGCGCCAAGGTCGATTTGAGCGCGCACACCAAAGACGGCGGATCGCTGATGCGCGTGAGCCAGTGTCTGTTGCTGGCGCATGAAGATAAGATTTTCCAGGGCGCGTTCGTCGCCTCGTTGAGCATTCCCTGGGGCGATACGAAGGACGACAGCGATCGCGGCGGGTATCATCTGGTCTGGACGCGCGACATGGTGCAAACCGCCACGGCACTGCTGGCCTGCGGGCAAACCGAATCGCCGTTGCGCGCTCTGATCTGGCTGGCGTGCGTTCAGGCAGCCGATGGCAGCCTGCCGCAAAACAGTTCGATTCGCGGTGAGCCTTACTGGAAAGGCATGCAACTGGATGAAGTGGCGGTGCCGATTCTGCTCGCCTGGCGCTTGCAGCAGGCGGACGCGCTCCGGCAATTCAATCCCTGGACGCTGGTCTCTCGGGCCGCGCGTTATTTGATCCTGCACGGGCCGGTGACAGCACAGGAACGGTGGGAGGAGAATTCCGGTTACTCGCCTTCGACGTTGGCGACCATCATCGCAAGCGTGGTATGCACGGCGGAATTTGCGCGCGGCAGGAAAGACCACCTCGCGGCGGACTTTCTGCTCGATTATGCGGACTGGCTTTCGGCGCACCTGGAAGACTGGATGGTCACCAGTCGCGGCGAATTGGTGCAGGGCAAACCGCGACACTACGTTCGCATCACGCCCGCCGATCCGAAACAAGCCATGGCTTCGCCGGATCCGGATCACGCTGAGTTAGTGATCGCCAATGGCGGCGGCACACATCCGGCACGGAACATCGTGGGTGGCGATTTTCTCCACCTTGTCCGGCTGGGAGTTCGCGCGGCGGATGACCCGCTGATCGTCGATTCCCTCGCGGTGATTGATCACGTCCTCAAACGCGACCTGCCGCAAGGGGCGGGCTGGCGGCGCTACAATCATGATGGTTATGGACAGAAGGCCGACGGCAGCGCTTACGACGGGACGGGTGAAGGACGCTGCTGGCCGATTCTCTCGGGCGAACGGGCTCATTACGAACTGGCCGCCGGGCGCGATCCGATGCCGATCATCGAAGCGATGGAAAAATTCGCCAACGAGGGTGGCATGTTGTCGGAACAACTCTGGGACGACGACGATTTGCCGGAGGGAAAGATGATGCGCGGCAGCCCGACCGGCGCGGCCATGCCGCTGTGCTGGTCGCACGCGGAGTATGTGACCCTGGTGCGCAGTCACAAGGATGGGGTGTGTTTTGACCGCATCGAGCCTGTGTATCAGCGTTACGCCAAAGATGGGACTGGCAGCACAATTGAAATGTGGACGCTCGCTCACCAGTCGCAACGGATCGCCCACGGGAAAACCCTGCGCATTATCACTGGAAAGGCGGTGACGATCCATTGGAGTGCAGATGGATGGGCGACGGCGAATGACCTGGCAACCCGGGATGCGGGTTTCGGTTGCTGGTTTGGAGATCTGCCGTCGGCCCAGCTCTCGGCCGGCGTCCGCATCGTCTTCACAATTGTGTGGCAAGAGGGATGGGAAGGGAAAGATTTTCAGGTGGAGATTGCTGCCTCGAATCAGACCCCAATAACGGGATGAACACATCAATCTGGCTGCCTGTATCGAGAGAATCTAACCATAAATATGCTTGCGATTAAAATTAAGTGGAATGCGCGTCAACATCCTTGCGACCGGAAAACCACGAATCGGAAGTTTCTTTCTAGGTGGACGCTGAGGACCAAGTAATAGACTCACCTCAATAAATTGGAAAGCCTTTTATGAAAAAGAACACAACCATGTTGACGGGCGTCGATCAGCCTGATACTGCGTCAGAGATGCACCAAAATAGCTGAGATCGAGAGATTGTGGCCCGATTAACACATGAATGTCCGCCGAGCGGTGGGGAAAACCGCCAATGTCCTCACGCAGGATCAACATCGGGTCTTGCTACGAACGTTGACTCCCCATCAACAGTAAGAACCGAACCATGAAAGGAGCACGTGCCATGTTAACCAAAAGACAAGTTGTTTCAGGTATTCTTGTATGTTTCACTGTGGGTCTTTCTGCGTTGAGTTTCGCGGAAGACACGTCGCAGTCCACAATGGGGAACACCGCCAGGAAAGGGGCTGCGATGAGCCAGATGTCGCCTGAGTTGCGAAAGGACATGGCCGATATGTATCAGAAAATGGCGGATTGTTTGAGGACCGGCAAGTCGAACGAGGACTGCCAGAAACAAGTGGCAAAAGATTGTCCTGTCATCACCAAGACAGGACAATGTCCAATTCTCGAGGGTATAGGAACCATGGGAGGTTCTCGTGGCATGGGGCCTAAGGGCATGGGATCCATGCGAGGCCCTCATAAAATGCGCTAGCACATTGTTAGGGTCGCCACTATACCCAAACTAAGCGAATGGTATCTAATCGAGAAAGATCATCGTCCTCGACGGGACACTTCTTCAAGTTGTGAAAGGAACAGCCTTATGTCCACCGCCAAAACGAAGTTGGTTGAGATTCGTTCTCACGCGCCCAACGACTTCGACGCCATGAACCGCATGATCGGGGTTGCGTTGCTATGACAGGCGGCTCTCTCGCAAGATCTCACCGCCAATGCTTTCTTGCTGTCGCGGCCATCGTTGCGTGGTTTTTAATGTTGGCGGGCATGGGTTACGCGCAAATCTCGCCAGAGGAACATGCCAGCCATCATCCCAATCAAGCCATGGGCTCAGGCGGAGTAGCAAGCGCCCAAAGACAAGAGGGCGGCCCCGGCAATATGGTTGGCGGTCCTTCAGGAGGAAAGGATGGAAGCCCAGGCGGCATGATGGGCGGGGGCATGGACAAAATGATGGAGAAAATGGGTGCGCCTAAACCCAAAGCCTTATACCCCACACTCATGAGCCTTCCTGATTTGCCTTTTGAACAACGTGCCGAGGTCCAACAGCAGGCACATGAACGCATGAAGCAGGGGACAGCCTTGATGGCGGAAGGGATGAAATCTTTATCCCAGTCGGCCTCCACAAACGATTTTTTAGCTATGCAGGTAGCCTCTAGGAAGTTGCATGAGGGGCTGTCCCAATTCGAAAGTGGTCTGGCTGCCCATCGAGCATTGGCAGAAGGCACATCCCCGCGCAATGTCGCTCTGCAATGGTTCAAGCAGGAAATGAACCTGCTTCCTCCAAATGAGGGTAAGCAGGACCATGGGATTTTAGGATTATCTTGGTTTCATTTCTCCGTGATGCTGCTCTTGGTCGGGTTTGCCGTGGCCATGTTATTTCTCTACTTTTTCAAAATGCGCCGGGCGGCCGCGTTACTGAATCGGCTCGCTGAAGATTCCGGCCCTGTGAATTCTCCACCAGCCGCTGCTCCTGAGAAACCTGCGGCTGCCGCCGGCGAAACGCCGTCATCTGCTGGAGAGGATATACCATCAAATTTCCAAACAACATCTGCCCGTCCGCCTACGTCACAAGAGGCGAAAAGTCAGGCAACGGCTTCTGCCGAGTGCTGCGATGACTCGACGGAGGTGTGCGCAAACGAAGAGGCCCCATCAACAGATCAACCCGATATCTCGAAGGGACTCCTGCCCGTCGCTAAGAAGAAACTCTGTAGACTTCGGGTTGCCCAAATCTACCAGGAAACTGTGGACGTCAAGACTTTTCGGCTCGTGGCCTGTCATGGAGGGGGCATTCCCTTCAGTTATCTGCCTGGTCAATTTCTCACGTTAACCATGCCGACCGGCGACAAGCCGATTCGTCGGAGCTATACAATGTCCTCTTCCCCGACTCAAGGATACTACTGCGAGATCACGGTTAAACGTGAAGAGCAAGGTGCCGGATCGCGCTATCTACACGACGCTGTCAAGGTAAACGACACGCTTGAGGTTCAAGCCCCGAGCGGGAAGTTTGTGTTTGCCGGGAAGGAAGCGGACAGCATTGTACTCATTTCCGGCGGCGTCGGCATCACCCCGATGATGAGTATCACCCGGGCATTGACCGACATGGGTTGGAATGGTGACATCTACTTCATCGCGGCGTGCCGCGATCCCGAACACCTCATCTTCCAGTCCGAATTGAAACGGCTTCAAGCGCGTCACCCCAACTTACACATCTTTATCGCCATGAGCCGTCTGGAAAAGGATGTCGACAGCTACCATCGCGGGCGGATTGCCAAGGATTTACTCGCGCAGTGGGTGCCCGACATTGCCTCGAAATGGATTCATCTGTGCGGGGCGCCGCCCATGATGGAGGCAGTGAAGCAGATGCTGGCCGAGTTGGGCGTTCCTGGGGAGAAGGTCCACACTGAAAACTTTGGCTCGCAGCAAAAACCACAGGTTAGAGCTGCAGAACGCGAGAAAATACAAAAAACGACGCCGGTCGAGAAGGCCGGGACCGTCACCTTTCAGAAATCGGATACATCGACAGAACTCATGCCGGACGAGACGGTGCTGGAGGCGTCCGAGCGGGTCGACGTCAACATCGACTATTCCTGCCGAACCGGCTCGTGCGGAGTGTGCCGGGTTAAACTCTTGTCGGGGTCAGTGACTATGGAGGTCGAAGACGGCCTGGATCCAGACGACAAAGCCAGTGGAATGATTCTCGCTTGTCAGGCCAAGTCCACAGGAAACGTGGCGGTCGATGCCTAGAGCATGTGAAAACTGATGAAGGAACGTGAAGCCGTCACGATTACTGGTCTGGTACTCTTTCTGGCCCTCTTCTGGCTCGGGTTTCTTTTCCACCAGTCGCCACGGTTTGCAGGGAGTTTGTGGGGTGGGGTGTTTGGCGTGAGCGGGGCGACGCTGATGCTTGTTCCACTGGCATACCTCATCATCAAACGAGTGAAAACTTTCAAACAGGCAGTGACTCGACGTGTGTCGATGCGTACGCTGCTCGCATGGCACATCTATGCCGGTGTCGTGGGACCCATTCTCGTGCTCTTCCATACGGGCCATAAGTTTGAAAGTCCCTTAGGAATTGCCTTAACCAGCATGACAGTCATTGTCGTGTTGAGTGGATTCACCGGCCGCTATCTCATGGGTCGGATTTCTCAAGAGATTAAAGAAAAACGAACCATGCTCGACGGGTTGAACGCCTCGTACCAGGAGACGTTGCAACGGCTGCGAACCTGCTGCGCGGATAAAACGGCTCAACTCAAACCCTTTGATGGCTTTTTCTCCAGGTTGTTGGGAGGGGCATTTTTCAGTGTGCAGGAACAGGAGACGGAAACAATGTCCATCGGCCTCCGTGCCATTCGGCTTTCTGATGCGATTGCCGACCTGGAATACGCCATCAAAACGCATGACACCATCAAACACATGTTTACCTTGTGGCTGAGAATTCACATCACCTTATCCATGGTACTCTACACGCTCCTCGCCTTCCATATTTGGGCAGCCATTCACTTTGGATTGCGGTGGTTTTCATGAAAACGGACTGTGTAGAAAATAACCTCTTGTCTGTAGCTGCGGCATCTCACTAGCTTGGGCGAACCCTTAGTTCAGGGGATCTTCCCGGTGTTTGGGCTGGTTAATGGAGCATGGTATATCCATCTGCAGTAGATGATCCCTTTTGCATCGGCGGCATTTGACTTGTATGCCGGTCGGAAGGATCTTTGCCAAAAGGCAACCACAGGAACAACGAATTTCACTCGGGTCTTTTTCTGGAAGATTGGAATTTCCGTGTTTTTTCACTTTGCCCTACTTAAATTTTGAAGATCGCGACAATGCCTTCTTGCTCCACGGAACGTTATACGCTGCTCAGTTCCACCTGCCGTTTATCTGAGCCAAAACTTAATAGGGACTTCGATGGACAATCCCTCAAGCTCCACGGCATCCGGTGGATGAAACGGAAGGACCTTCCTAATGGTTGCCAGAGCGGCAGCGTCCAAGACGGCATAACCTGATGGCTCCGCGACTTGGAGCGACTGGAGCTCTCCATTCGGAAGCAGCGCAAACCGGACTTTCGTTGTTCCTTGCAAACCCATCCGTCTCGCACGGGAGGGATAAACCCGGGCTTGTTCGATTTCCAGACGAAGGAGCTTTAAGAAGGCCAGGACTTCAGGGGAGAGCCCTTTCGTGGGGGATTGTTTCGTTGCCGGAGCCTCCTTCCGCATGGCTGCCGTCGGCCGACTGACAGGAACATTCCTCACAAGCTCGTGGTGGGGCAGGGCCGTGACGTTGTTGACAGCCTTTTCTTCTTTTGCCGTTCTCTTTTCAATGGGAGTTGACCTCACTGTGGACGATGACTTCGTATCAATGGCTCGATGTGCAGTGAGGACATCACGGGTTTTCACCGGCCGGCTCTTGGTGAAAGACTCCTGCTTGACGACTGCGGCCATGCGCTTTGGTCTGTCCTGACGCACTGTGGTTACCGCGCGGACAGGCTCGGGAAAGCCTTCCGGTGCCGGTTTCCCTTCAACAGCCGGTGTAGTGCGCGCGACCTGAGCTGTGACAGGTGCGGCTTTCCGGTTGTCCTTGATAACAGGAGTGTGGAGTGGTGTTTGTTTGCGAGCGACTCTTGTTGGTTGCGCCTGAACGGCGAATGCTTCGCGAGCCACTGGCCGGCTCTTCGCGGATGGTGCGGATGTAGCAGTCTGGCGCGTTTTCCTGGGCACGGATTCGTTTCGAGATTGGCGAAGGGTTGTAGGGACCGCATGGGCAACGGGTCGAGCGGATTGACGAACTGGTTTGGGCATCTCCTGCTGCTGTGCGATTCGAGGGGAGGGCGTATGAGCGAGGGCTTTGATAGTCCGGGGCACAGGGGATTCGGTTTGTACTTGAGATCGATGCTGAACAGACGCCACCGATTGAATGCGTTGGGTTTGGACAATTGAGCGCGTTGGTTGAACCGATTGCCGGGTCTGTTGCCGCCGCTGCTCAACCCGGCGAGTAACAGGTTGCTGATGGTGGATGGGGCGCGCCTGAATGACGGGTTTGTTGATGGGGGCAGGCGATGATTTGCTCACGCGCTGAACCGGGGTCTCCGGCGAAGGTGGCGGGCTGACCAAGGAGACTTCCCAGCGGAAGGATTCCTTCTGAGGAGGAGGCGTGACATTGGCGGTGAGAAGGAACGCGAGACTGATAGCAATGGCGTGAACAATCAGGGACGAACCCCACCCCTGCCAAGAGGGTGATCCTGTCCATGAAAGCTGAGAGAAAAAGCCTGTCATAACCTTGCATCATCTCCATTGGCGGCGGACATGCATCAGAAAGTTGCGGACGAGAATCAACATCATCATTGAATACCATAAACAGTCATTTCTTCTGAATGTTCATTGACCGGAAATTTATGGTGAATTGCCGGATTTTCTCTTCTAGCCCATGACGTGGAAAGTGAATCATCCCTCTCTTACAGGATAGGCGCGGCGAGCCTTATGTGGCTCGCCGCCGAACCGCTTACCACAACGCCACTTCCATGCCGCCGTACGCGAACCGTGGCATGCCGGGACGCGGCCCGTGTGGCTGCCGTGAGACAAGGTATTCCGCATCAAATAGGTTTTGCACGCCGCCAAGGACTCGGATGCGATCGGTCACCTGGTAGAAGCCTGAAATATCAGCGACAAAATAGCTGTCGGTCTTGCCGAACCGGGCATCGGGATTGCCAGTTCCATTGACCTGGCCCTCCACATTGTTGGCGCTGGTAAAGGTCTCGCTTACGTAGGTGCCTGTCAAGAAGGCGCCCCACTGGTCGGTTTCCAATCCTGTGCCGAAGGTGAACTGGACCTCGGGAATGTAAGGCACCTTGTTGCCCTTCTGGCCGAAGCTGAAGATGGACTCCGCATCGGTGGATCTCGCATCATTCTGTTGCTCCGCGTTCGTGTAGGTCAGCGTCGTGTACCAGGGATTACGCCATGTCCAACCGTTGGCGATACCCGGGTCATACTGCGCCGAAAACTCAAGACCATAAGCATGCACCACGCCAAAGTTTTCATCGAGGCCGGTGCCGGTGCCGCCGATGTTATCGATCACGATCAAATCCTCGAAGCGCGTAAAGAAAACCACGGCCTCGGCTCCCAGGGCCTGGCGAGGATTCTTGTAGCGTGCGCCCGCTTCAACGGCCGTGCTGGTTTCTTCTTTGAGGCCGTTGGTCACTGCACCGTTAGGGCTGGGTGGAGAGAAACCGCGATGCACGCCACCGAATCCGGTCCACCATGGGTTGAATTGGTAGACCACACCCACGCCGCCAGCCACCATGTCCTGGGTCGCAGTGCCCGAATTGGCCGGGGTGGCGACATCCTTAAAGGTTTGATCCAATCGCTCGTATCGGACACCTGGAATCACGGACCACTTGTTGATCGTAATCGTATCCTGGGCATACAGAGCGAGGGCTTTGGTTTTTTGCTGGCGGTTGCCGGCGCCGCCAGGCATGCCAAAGGTCAGGTTGGAGATCGTGCCGGTGGCGGCTTGAGTGAAATCGTCATTTCGTTGGAAACGCCGGACCTGGTCCTGATGATAACGGATACCAGTGGAGACCTCTTGCTGCACAGCACCCACGCCGAAGCGGTAGTAGGCGACCGATTCAATGCCCTTGGTGTAATACGAACGGTTGTTGGCGCGCACACGCAAGGTACACGCCAGATTGCCTTGCAGACACGCAAGCCCTTCACCGTTTTGCGCGCCGGCCAGCGCCGCAGACAGTCCAAGCGTGTTGCCGTTCACGTTGCGAATGTCCTGAAGCTTGTACCAATTCCGCTTGAATCTTGTGTAGTACAGCGTAGTGATGATGTCGAGATTATCCGTGGGCGCGATCCCGTAGCGCAAGTAGGTGCGCCTCTGCGTCGAGGTGATATTATCAAAGCGCGAGGCTGCATAACGCCGGAAAGGATTCGCCTGGAAGTCGGCCTCGCTCAACCCCAGGTATGTTTCATTGGCATCCAATTCGGTTTGGCCGTACTGGAATTCCAGGCGCTGATGGAACGCTGTGGGCGGTTCCCAGGAGAGTTTGATCATCGGCTCCGGTTTGGTAAAACCGGTGTCATCGCCATCACGGAAATCCGGTGTTTGGTCGATGGTTTTGAAGCCGTCGTTCATGCGGGCATATCCCTCGAACAGAAATCCGAACCGCCCGGCTTGTGCGGTCTCGATGGTATTGCCGACGTACGCGTGGGCGCGCAACTCGTTGAAGTCGCCGTACTGTGTTTTCAGGTACGCGGTTTTCTTAAGCGGAATCGGCGTGGCGAGATAATTGATTACGCCGCCGGTGATGTGCGGGCCGTATTTGATTTGGCTTGATCCCTTGAGGACTTCCAGGCCGCTCATCCGTCCCACTGTGGGAGAAAAGTAGGCGGCTGGCGCGGAGTACGGCGCCGGCGCCATCAGAATGCCGTCTTCCATAATCGTGACCTTAGCGGAACGGGTAGTGTCCACACCTCTGAGACTGATATTGGGAAACAGCCCGAAGCCGTCTTCCTCCCGCACATACACTCCTGGCACCTTCCGCAACACGCGATTCACATCGTCGTAACTTTGTTGGCGAATTTCCTCCTTGGTCACCACATGGGCGGAGCCCGGCATCCCCTCGGCATCGGCCGGGCTGCCGATCACCATCACCTTGTCGAGTATGACCACGTTGGCGGTTGACTCATCATCCGTCTCTTCAGTCCACCCCTGTTGTGGAAAAAAGATAAGCGTGCCAGTCATGAACAGGGCCAGCATCGATCGTGTTCGCATTTCCAAAACCTCCTAATTAAGCAATTGTCCGTCGTGATGTATTTCACGACAATTTCGTTGTCAGGCTCTGGTTCGCAAAGGATCTCTGGCCATGGTGGTGAGCCGGTTGACTCCCGTTTTTCCGTTCCGTCACCTCCTTCCCCTTGGCTAGCTATATGATAACGAGACTCAACATCATGCAAGAACAAATATCACAACCCGTGGTTTCTCCTGAATGCTTATTGTCCGGAGATTTATGTTGATTGGCCTGAAATGGAATTTGAGAAGGAGGCTGCGAAGTGTTGTTGGGGCATCAAGAACACAGGAGAGGCGGCTTCGGATCTGTCGCTGATGCGATCAGGGCCTGTTGAATTTCTCACTCCAATAGCCAATAAAAGGTTCAGATGAGCCAAGCATCGTCGATGGGAGGGAATGTTCAAAAAAGTTCGTCCAGCAAGGCCGCAGCCCTTTTGGCGCGCGGAGCGTACTCATAGTACGTGAGCACGGCAAAAGGGCGAGAACGCCGCTGGCGGCTTTTTTCAACATTCCCAATCAGGAAATTACTGGCGGATCACTTCCAGGCTTACCTGGTCAAATCCGAGACCGCGAACTTGGTCCACGACTTCGACGAATCGTTCAAGAATCGTGACACGATCCGCACGAACAACGACGAGGGAGTGAGGCGGGTGTGTTTGAAGCCGACGTGTGAGTTCCTCGTGGGTCACCGGATCTTCATTCAAAAACAGTTTGCCGTTAGAAGTCATAGTGATGACTAACGGAACATCTTTCCGGTCGCCGGCTTCAGTTGCTTTGGCAAGGTCCACGGGAATCTGTCCGGTGGAAATGAACGTGGCGGTGGTCAAAACGATCACCAAGAGAACCAGCATGACATCCACGAGGGGAATGACATTGATTTGATCCATTTCATTTTGCATGGAGGGATGTATACTCGGTCATCAGTTCGGCCACTCGGCGGCGCAGGGCATTGTTCAATACCACACAGGGAATGGCCACAAGCAGTCCCACGGCCGTCGCTTTCAGGGCCAGACTCAAGCCAATCATGATGGTGCTGACAGCGATGGTCTTTGAGGTCCCCATCGTCTGGAACGTCAACATGATCCCCAGGACGGTCCCGAGCAGGCCGATGTAGGGGGCATTGGCTGCAACGGTGCCGATAATCACCAACCGTTTGGTGAGCGCAATCTCGAAACATTGCTGATCGGGGAATTGAGAAAGCTCCACTCGCCGGTAGAAGAGCCACCGTTCCACAGCAACGGCTACCGCCCAGACACTCAAGGCCAGCAGCAACCCGATCACACCAAAATCGACGAGGTTTTTCAGGTTCTCCATATCGGTGCTTACTGGAATTCGATCCGTTTCAGTTCCGTGAACGGCACTTTGATATCTCCAAAATCTGACATGCCGATGAGGCTCATCTCACGGGCTACTGGAAATTCGCCGGATTTGCCATTGGTCAGCGTGATCGTGAGTAGCGGAGTTCCCGGAGTCTTGGCGTCGGGTGCTACGTCGATCCGTTTGATGTTCTGGAGTTTGATTTTCACAGTGGCTTTGCCTCGCTTCACCGGGACATGCCGGATTTCATGGGGGACAAACGAGGTTTCGTCCAGCTTCTCTTCCCAATAGAGTTTTGCGTTTTCAATCGTGGTTTCAATGCCTTCGACGTCAGTGACATGCGCGTTGAATGTCTGCTGGCCTTGGTCCTCCGCGAGTGCAGTGGAGCCGCCTAAGGCCAATCCGGCTATAAGAACCGACAAACAGAGCCGTTTGAACATCGTATGGTTCCTCCTTTTCCCTTGTTTGCTTGGGACCGTTGAAAATTTCAAAATTCTCATCACACTGGTTACCTCTGACACACTCGATGTGAGCCCCCAAAAGGACAAGGGGCTGTTTCAAACCTGTCCTGAATCTTTCCGAAGGAAGACCAGCTTGCCGGTTTAGAAAATAGCCATCTCCCTGTAGCTGCAGCAACAGGAGAAAAATATACCAAATACGCTGGTGCCTCAGGGAATGTTCAACAACCTGAAAAACATGTTCATTTTCTGGAAATGGACCGCGCTCCTTCTTATCAGGCTCGCGGTCCAATCGAAGGAAGAAAATTAGGCTTG
This window encodes:
- a CDS encoding 2Fe-2S iron-sulfur cluster-binding protein — protein: MTGGSLARSHRQCFLAVAAIVAWFLMLAGMGYAQISPEEHASHHPNQAMGSGGVASAQRQEGGPGNMVGGPSGGKDGSPGGMMGGGMDKMMEKMGAPKPKALYPTLMSLPDLPFEQRAEVQQQAHERMKQGTALMAEGMKSLSQSASTNDFLAMQVASRKLHEGLSQFESGLAAHRALAEGTSPRNVALQWFKQEMNLLPPNEGKQDHGILGLSWFHFSVMLLLVGFAVAMLFLYFFKMRRAAALLNRLAEDSGPVNSPPAAAPEKPAAAAGETPSSAGEDIPSNFQTTSARPPTSQEAKSQATASAECCDDSTEVCANEEAPSTDQPDISKGLLPVAKKKLCRLRVAQIYQETVDVKTFRLVACHGGGIPFSYLPGQFLTLTMPTGDKPIRRSYTMSSSPTQGYYCEITVKREEQGAGSRYLHDAVKVNDTLEVQAPSGKFVFAGKEADSIVLISGGVGITPMMSITRALTDMGWNGDIYFIAACRDPEHLIFQSELKRLQARHPNLHIFIAMSRLEKDVDSYHRGRIAKDLLAQWVPDIASKWIHLCGAPPMMEAVKQMLAELGVPGEKVHTENFGSQQKPQVRAAEREKIQKTTPVEKAGTVTFQKSDTSTELMPDETVLEASERVDVNIDYSCRTGSCGVCRVKLLSGSVTMEVEDGLDPDDKASGMILACQAKSTGNVAVDA
- a CDS encoding TonB family protein; translation: MTGFFSQLSWTGSPSWQGWGSSLIVHAIAISLAFLLTANVTPPPQKESFRWEVSLVSPPPSPETPVQRVSKSSPAPINKPVIQARPIHHQQPVTRRVEQRRQQTRQSVQPTRSIVQTQRIQSVASVQHRSQVQTESPVPRTIKALAHTPSPRIAQQQEMPKPVRQSARPVAHAVPTTLRQSRNESVPRKTRQTATSAPSAKSRPVAREAFAVQAQPTRVARKQTPLHTPVIKDNRKAAPVTAQVARTTPAVEGKPAPEGFPEPVRAVTTVRQDRPKRMAAVVKQESFTKSRPVKTRDVLTAHRAIDTKSSSTVRSTPIEKRTAKEEKAVNNVTALPHHELVRNVPVSRPTAAMRKEAPATKQSPTKGLSPEVLAFLKLLRLEIEQARVYPSRARRMGLQGTTKVRFALLPNGELQSLQVAEPSGYAVLDAAALATIRKVLPFHPPDAVELEGLSIEVPIKFWLR
- a CDS encoding TonB-dependent receptor family protein, which translates into the protein MRTRSMLALFMTGTLIFFPQQGWTEETDDESTANVVILDKVMVIGSPADAEGMPGSAHVVTKEEIRQQSYDDVNRVLRKVPGVYVREEDGFGLFPNISLRGVDTTRSAKVTIMEDGILMAPAPYSAPAAYFSPTVGRMSGLEVLKGSSQIKYGPHITGGVINYLATPIPLKKTAYLKTQYGDFNELRAHAYVGNTIETAQAGRFGFLFEGYARMNDGFKTIDQTPDFRDGDDTGFTKPEPMIKLSWEPPTAFHQRLEFQYGQTELDANETYLGLSEADFQANPFRRYAASRFDNITSTQRRTYLRYGIAPTDNLDIITTLYYTRFKRNWYKLQDIRNVNGNTLGLSAALAGAQNGEGLACLQGNLACTLRVRANNRSYYTKGIESVAYYRFGVGAVQQEVSTGIRYHQDQVRRFQRNDDFTQAATGTISNLTFGMPGGAGNRQQKTKALALYAQDTITINKWSVIPGVRYERLDQTFKDVATPANSGTATQDMVAGGVGVVYQFNPWWTGFGGVHRGFSPPSPNGAVTNGLKEETSTAVEAGARYKNPRQALGAEAVVFFTRFEDLIVIDNIGGTGTGLDENFGVVHAYGLEFSAQYDPGIANGWTWRNPWYTTLTYTNAEQQNDARSTDAESIFSFGQKGNKVPYIPEVQFTFGTGLETDQWGAFLTGTYVSETFTSANNVEGQVNGTGNPDARFGKTDSYFVADISGFYQVTDRIRVLGGVQNLFDAEYLVSRQPHGPRPGMPRFAYGGMEVALW
- a CDS encoding ExbD/TolR family protein, which gives rise to MQNEMDQINVIPLVDVMLVLLVIVLTTATFISTGQIPVDLAKATEAGDRKDVPLVITMTSNGKLFLNEDPVTHEELTRRLQTHPPHSLVVVRADRVTILERFVEVVDQVRGLGFDQVSLEVIRQ
- the exbB gene encoding TonB-system energizer ExbB encodes the protein MENLKNLVDFGVIGLLLALSVWAVAVAVERWLFYRRVELSQFPDQQCFEIALTKRLVIIGTVAANAPYIGLLGTVLGIMLTFQTMGTSKTIAVSTIMIGLSLALKATAVGLLVAIPCVVLNNALRRRVAELMTEYTSLHAK
- a CDS encoding glycoside hydrolase family 15 protein, with product MNKNSIAFGAPGIEPRWTSSAKDGIGTAYHSSACIWFTLSHGIINEIYFPHVDTPNTRDLQFLITDGESFCHEERRDLLHQTEYPEPNALLYRLTNADRAGRYRLVKEIVVDPHSSVLLMHTRLEVLDPKLRGKLRLYALLAPHMKGTGKNNSAWLCGLGGRKLIEAQREGVDLSFGCAPDFTRRSVGYVGFSDGWQDLMDNFTMDWEFDEAADGNIALIGEVDLSAGLEFTLGVGFGRSSQSACAHLLQALATPFADQREKYVRQWQRTCAKVDLSAHTKDGGSLMRVSQCLLLAHEDKIFQGAFVASLSIPWGDTKDDSDRGGYHLVWTRDMVQTATALLACGQTESPLRALIWLACVQAADGSLPQNSSIRGEPYWKGMQLDEVAVPILLAWRLQQADALRQFNPWTLVSRAARYLILHGPVTAQERWEENSGYSPSTLATIIASVVCTAEFARGRKDHLAADFLLDYADWLSAHLEDWMVTSRGELVQGKPRHYVRITPADPKQAMASPDPDHAELVIANGGGTHPARNIVGGDFLHLVRLGVRAADDPLIVDSLAVIDHVLKRDLPQGAGWRRYNHDGYGQKADGSAYDGTGEGRCWPILSGERAHYELAAGRDPMPIIEAMEKFANEGGMLSEQLWDDDDLPEGKMMRGSPTGAAMPLCWSHAEYVTLVRSHKDGVCFDRIEPVYQRYAKDGTGSTIEMWTLAHQSQRIAHGKTLRIITGKAVTIHWSADGWATANDLATRDAGFGCWFGDLPSAQLSAGVRIVFTIVWQEGWEGKDFQVEIAASNQTPITG